The Planctomycetaceae bacterium genome includes a region encoding these proteins:
- a CDS encoding sigma-70 family RNA polymerase sigma factor, with translation MTEPETRPSLMLRVRDPADHEAWDQFSDLYRPVIRRMAMTKGMQDADAEDLAQQVLLAIAGAIARWEHDPDRATFRTWLHRVTRNAILNAITRGVPDVGSGDEQTHQFLEQRPASSGPDSDLLQIEYRREVFCAAAGEIRHEFSDETWMSFWLTAVEGKDVDDAAAELGRTRGSVYASRSRVMKRLRQKVEELSN, from the coding sequence ATGACTGAACCGGAAACTCGCCCCAGCCTGATGCTTCGCGTCCGCGATCCGGCCGATCATGAGGCGTGGGATCAGTTTTCGGACCTCTATCGGCCCGTCATTCGCCGCATGGCAATGACGAAAGGAATGCAGGACGCCGATGCCGAGGATCTGGCTCAGCAGGTTCTTCTGGCGATCGCCGGAGCGATCGCTCGCTGGGAACATGATCCGGATCGAGCAACGTTTCGCACGTGGCTGCATCGCGTCACCAGGAACGCAATTCTGAACGCGATTACCCGCGGCGTCCCGGATGTCGGGTCAGGCGACGAACAAACACATCAGTTTCTGGAACAACGACCCGCCAGCAGCGGACCCGATTCAGATCTGCTGCAGATCGAATATCGCCGCGAAGTGTTTTGCGCGGCAGCCGGTGAAATCCGACACGAATTCTCCGACGAAACATGGATGTCCTTCTGGCTGACAGCGGTGGAAGGAAAAGACGTTGACGATGCCGCCGCCGAACTGGGACGAACGCGAGGCAGCGTCTACGCCTCACGCAGTCGAGTCATGAAACGACTGCGGCAGAAAGTGGAAGAATTGAGCAACTAA
- a CDS encoding serine/threonine-protein kinase, protein MPTSTCNPETIDDFLADRLDEVAQRSFEQHLDECDHCGAELKRRTADVTLWNDARAFLSSSENPALASCATHFGDSVRNSSDALRLDFLNPTDDPHMLGRFAGYEISGVIGCGGMGIVLKGFDASLNRYAAIKVLAPHYATTGAARQRFAREAQAAAAVVHDNVIAIHGVSEFNNLPYLIMPYLKGQSLQKRVDQHGPLSVPEILRIAMQTARGLAAAHDQGLVHRDIKPANILLPENVERVLITDFGLARAADDASLTRSGVIAGTPQYMSPEQAKGEGIDHRSDLFSLGSVMYTMATGHPPFRAETPYGILRRITDNAHRPVHELRSDVPLWLCSIIHRLLRKNAADRFRSADEVASLLEDCLAHVQQPSQVPLPLSLKPTAQATRHLRWPIAVAGILLTCAAIVLFIVPGDQNKPDSSLVAQESLTVESADQPSETTDHQDQLEPADNELQWSVDSDLDDLESTLQRLRQEML, encoded by the coding sequence GTGCCCACCTCGACCTGCAACCCCGAAACCATCGACGACTTCCTGGCCGATCGCCTGGATGAAGTCGCTCAGCGTTCGTTCGAACAGCATCTGGACGAATGTGACCACTGCGGTGCGGAACTGAAACGCCGAACCGCCGACGTCACGCTGTGGAACGACGCACGAGCCTTCCTGAGTTCCTCGGAGAACCCGGCGCTGGCGTCCTGCGCGACGCACTTTGGTGACTCGGTCCGGAACTCATCCGACGCTCTCCGTCTGGATTTTCTGAATCCCACCGACGACCCGCACATGCTGGGACGTTTTGCGGGCTATGAAATCTCCGGAGTCATCGGTTGCGGCGGGATGGGGATCGTGCTGAAGGGTTTCGATGCTTCGCTGAATCGATATGCGGCGATCAAAGTGCTGGCACCACACTACGCCACCACCGGAGCCGCTCGACAGCGGTTTGCTCGGGAAGCTCAGGCTGCCGCCGCCGTTGTTCACGATAACGTGATCGCGATTCACGGTGTCAGCGAATTTAACAATCTGCCGTATTTGATCATGCCGTACCTCAAGGGCCAGTCGCTGCAGAAACGCGTCGATCAGCACGGCCCGCTGTCCGTTCCCGAAATCCTGCGCATCGCCATGCAGACAGCTCGCGGGCTGGCGGCGGCGCACGATCAGGGGCTCGTTCACCGCGACATCAAACCCGCCAACATCCTGCTGCCGGAAAACGTGGAACGAGTTCTCATCACCGACTTTGGCCTTGCCCGCGCCGCCGACGATGCCAGCCTGACCAGAAGCGGAGTCATTGCCGGCACGCCGCAATATATGTCGCCCGAACAGGCCAAAGGCGAAGGCATTGATCACCGCAGCGATTTATTCAGTCTGGGCAGCGTGATGTACACGATGGCCACCGGCCATCCGCCATTCCGAGCCGAAACGCCCTACGGCATCCTTCGCCGGATCACCGACAACGCTCATCGCCCGGTGCATGAACTTCGCAGCGACGTCCCGCTCTGGCTGTGTTCCATCATCCACCGGCTGCTGAGAAAGAACGCTGCCGACCGTTTCCGTTCCGCAGACGAAGTGGCTTCTCTGCTGGAAGACTGCCTGGCTCACGTGCAGCAACCGTCGCAGGTGCCGCTGCCGTTGTCTCTGAAACCAACCGCGCAAGCGACGCGTCATCTCCGCTGGCCGATCGCTGTGGCTGGAATCCTTCTGACTTGCGCCGCAATCGTCCTGTTCATCGTCCCGGGCGATCAGAACAAGCCTGACAGTTCGCTTGTTGCACAGGAATCACTCACGGTTGAGTCAGCCGATCAGCCTTCAGAAACGACTGACCATCAGGATCAGTTGGAACCTGCTGACAATGAACTGCAGTGGAGCGTCGACTCCGATCTGGACGACCTCGAATCCACTCTGCAACGCCTTCGGCAGGAGATGCTGTGA
- a CDS encoding transposase has protein sequence MVAGGVSSGTLPDEQQWLDTLKASLEADNIRILEFHRRTSETIQFLLSTQPAVIPTEIVKNVKGRLQHSVRPFGGVSLRRNFRLSTVGDAAAATVERYVAEQFEHHEMADAHSQQLLEALSVVSTDIDLTEPLHSGHGQHVLALHLVFVHAQRWRTAEVSFHEITRSAILATAEKWGHQISRLALLPDHVHLTVRIRYERSPAEIALSYMNNVAFRHGMLNLWMPGYYAGTIGPYDMQAVRRRM, from the coding sequence ATGGTCGCTGGCGGTGTTTCTTCGGGGACGCTGCCGGACGAACAACAATGGCTCGACACCCTGAAAGCGTCGCTGGAAGCGGACAACATCCGCATTCTTGAGTTTCATCGGCGGACCAGTGAGACCATTCAGTTTCTGCTCAGCACTCAACCGGCGGTCATCCCGACCGAGATCGTCAAGAATGTGAAAGGAAGGCTTCAGCATTCGGTACGGCCGTTCGGCGGAGTTTCGCTGCGACGGAACTTTCGCCTGAGCACCGTCGGCGATGCCGCTGCGGCCACGGTTGAACGCTACGTTGCGGAACAGTTCGAACATCACGAAATGGCTGATGCTCACAGCCAGCAGTTGCTCGAGGCACTCAGCGTTGTGTCGACAGACATTGATCTGACGGAACCGCTTCATAGTGGTCACGGGCAGCATGTTCTCGCGCTGCATCTTGTCTTCGTGCATGCGCAGCGCTGGCGAACGGCCGAGGTCTCGTTTCATGAGATCACTCGGTCCGCGATTCTGGCGACGGCCGAAAAATGGGGCCATCAAATCTCCCGGCTCGCTCTGCTGCCTGACCACGTGCATCTGACCGTTCGAATTCGCTATGAACGCTCGCCCGCTGAGATCGCTCTGTCGTACATGAACAACGTGGCTTTCCGACACGGAATGCTGAATCTCTGGATGCCCGGATACTACGCCGGAACGATCGGACCGTATGACATGCAGGCCGTGCGACGACGGATGTAG